The following are encoded together in the Acinetobacter radioresistens DSM 6976 = NBRC 102413 = CIP 103788 genome:
- the folE gene encoding GTP cyclohydrolase I FolE: protein MQQSYANILTAVGEDLNRPGLKDTPMRAAKAFSYLTSGYSKTLEEVTNNAVFPSDNREMVLVKNIEFYSLCEHHLLPFYGRVHIAYLPEGNVLGLSKFARITEMFARRLQIQENLTQQIAEAVAEVTQARGVAVMIDSAHMCMMMRGVGKQESTTRTVSFIGDFKTDKEARREFLSAVPESY, encoded by the coding sequence ATGCAGCAATCCTACGCAAATATCCTAACCGCCGTTGGTGAAGACCTGAATCGTCCCGGTCTTAAAGATACGCCGATGCGTGCTGCCAAAGCGTTCTCATACCTCACGTCAGGTTATAGCAAGACACTGGAAGAAGTGACCAATAATGCGGTTTTCCCTTCGGATAACCGTGAAATGGTACTGGTTAAAAATATCGAATTTTATTCACTCTGTGAGCACCATCTTCTGCCATTTTATGGCCGTGTACATATTGCTTATTTGCCAGAAGGTAACGTTTTGGGTCTGTCCAAATTCGCCCGCATTACTGAAATGTTTGCCCGTCGTTTACAGATTCAGGAAAATTTGACCCAACAAATTGCTGAAGCAGTAGCAGAAGTGACTCAAGCACGAGGTGTTGCGGTCATGATTGACTCTGCACATATGTGTATGATGATGCGTGGCGTAGGTAAACAGGAATCTACTACACGCACAGTTTCTTTTATAGGTGACTTTAAAACAGATAAAGAAGCTCGCCGTGAATTCTTGAGTGCTGTGCCTGAAAGTTACTAA
- a CDS encoding Smr/MutS family protein translates to MSKKDSTLSKDQQNLLKQFRKQISIPQSSPEAKQTEVQSARDDKDSGEDLDLFKKALQGVQPLQGSNIAQVEKTRKFKPNAQILAKRAAAEGPREVELAELSDTQAVLNPVGSQSKLSYRIATLQHKVFEDLKAGNLRWFEAVDLHGCTVEEAREAVLQIIQMAKDENQNVIKIVHGKGPEAVLKTYVNGWLRQHRDVLAFVSAPENQGGTGAVLVLLKRAEKNLKFKQ, encoded by the coding sequence ATGAGTAAAAAAGACTCTACACTTTCTAAAGACCAGCAAAACCTGCTGAAACAGTTTAGAAAGCAGATTTCTATTCCTCAGTCTTCACCTGAAGCGAAGCAGACTGAAGTTCAATCAGCCCGGGATGACAAAGACTCTGGTGAAGACTTGGATCTGTTTAAAAAAGCCTTGCAGGGTGTACAACCTCTGCAGGGTAGTAATATTGCTCAGGTGGAAAAAACACGAAAGTTTAAACCCAATGCCCAGATCTTGGCTAAACGTGCAGCTGCTGAGGGGCCGCGTGAAGTTGAGCTGGCTGAACTCTCAGATACCCAAGCTGTATTAAATCCGGTTGGAAGCCAGTCTAAACTGAGCTATCGTATCGCGACCTTGCAACATAAGGTATTTGAAGACTTAAAAGCGGGAAATTTACGCTGGTTTGAAGCGGTCGACCTCCATGGCTGCACGGTAGAAGAAGCACGTGAAGCAGTTTTGCAAATTATTCAGATGGCAAAAGATGAAAATCAGAATGTCATCAAAATAGTGCATGGTAAAGGTCCAGAAGCTGTGCTTAAAACCTATGTAAATGGCTGGTTGCGTCAGCACCGTGATGTACTGGCCTTTGTCAGTGCACCTGAAAATCAGGGCGGTACAGGCGCAGTGTTGGTACTACTTAAGCGTGCTGAAAAAAATCTGAAATTTAAACAGTAA
- the trpC gene encoding indole-3-glycerol phosphate synthase TrpC — MVDIANTILGKIVDRKTEELAARLKQRSLKDIEGLAQAATPVRSFVQALSCKYPGVIAEIKKASPSKGIIRENFNPAEIARQYEQAGAACLSVLTDVDFFQGADENIQIARTHCGLPALRKDFLIDPYNVIEARALHADCILLIVASLSNQQLEEMSQTAFEQGMDVLVEVHDEYELERALQLSNRCLLGVNNRNLKTFEVDLNTSLRLKKLLDPARLLVTESGIASPDDVRLMQEYDIHAFLVGESFMKQPYPDQAFTALFGQPQRVKTLSYE; from the coding sequence ATGGTAGATATTGCAAACACAATTCTTGGTAAAATTGTTGACCGTAAAACTGAAGAACTGGCTGCGCGTTTAAAACAGCGCAGTTTAAAAGATATAGAAGGACTGGCACAGGCCGCGACACCTGTGCGTAGTTTTGTGCAGGCACTGTCATGCAAGTATCCTGGTGTAATTGCAGAGATCAAGAAAGCTTCTCCGTCTAAAGGAATCATTCGTGAAAATTTTAATCCTGCAGAAATCGCCCGGCAGTATGAACAAGCAGGTGCAGCCTGCCTTTCAGTACTAACTGATGTCGACTTTTTCCAGGGTGCTGATGAAAACATCCAAATTGCGCGCACGCACTGCGGCCTGCCCGCATTACGTAAAGACTTTCTGATTGATCCCTACAATGTTATTGAAGCTCGTGCTCTTCATGCTGACTGTATTTTACTGATTGTTGCTTCATTATCTAACCAGCAACTTGAAGAAATGTCTCAAACCGCTTTTGAACAGGGAATGGATGTACTGGTAGAAGTACATGATGAATATGAACTGGAACGTGCTTTACAGCTTTCAAACCGTTGTTTGCTTGGCGTAAATAACCGTAACTTGAAAACCTTTGAGGTTGACCTCAATACATCATTACGTTTAAAGAAACTACTCGACCCTGCTCGACTGTTAGTCACAGAAAGCGGTATTGCCAGTCCGGATGATGTAAGGCTAATGCAGGAATATGATATTCATGCATTTCTGGTTGGGGAGAGTTTTATGAAGCAGCCATATCCTGATCAGGCTTTCACGGCCCTGTTCGGTCAGCCACAGAGAGTTAAAACCTTATCTTATGAGTAA